The following proteins are encoded in a genomic region of Spirosoma sp. SC4-14:
- a CDS encoding GMC family oxidoreductase N-terminal domain-containing protein, which translates to MKSHCHYAIIGAGASGSVIANRLSANPAFEVVVLEAGEWDNDATVSDPGGFVQLWGSAVDWALPTTPQAAMANRELTINQGKVVGGSTSINAMMYVRGNAANFDQWNELGAEGWSYADVLPYFKKLETYECGPSEYHGDTGELSVVNCPDDVMRSEEFLQGAVELGYDGPHWDYNGARQEDGAGFLQFHITPNGQRCSAATAFLQPIQDRSNFTLVTGAQVTRILIREGKAVGVEYIQNGQTKQLLVENEVIVSAGTLSSPKLLMLSGIGPAEHLSELGIPLHVDLPGVGQNLQDHVQLPVIFRAKSDRPMTTLLTGNVLFTRTDKSAIAPDLQLNFTPSIPAPLAPVLPDFGGSVCIFLAILVQPKSVGDVKLRSADPLDKPVINPNYLQEEADMDVLRKAIDLCRKLAETDAFSSLNGGELAPGPGDPDGFIRSQSSTLWHPAGTCKIGNDEMAVVDSQLKVRGVAGLRVADASVMPVVTSGNTVAPCFMIGEKAADMILNGA; encoded by the coding sequence ATGAAATCACATTGTCACTACGCTATTATTGGAGCGGGTGCGTCAGGAAGTGTCATTGCCAATCGGCTTAGTGCCAACCCTGCCTTTGAAGTGGTTGTACTCGAAGCCGGTGAGTGGGATAATGATGCCACAGTATCTGATCCTGGCGGATTCGTACAACTATGGGGTTCGGCCGTCGACTGGGCGCTTCCAACAACTCCGCAGGCAGCTATGGCTAATCGCGAACTAACCATCAACCAGGGCAAAGTGGTTGGCGGTAGCACGTCGATCAACGCCATGATGTATGTACGTGGTAATGCGGCCAACTTCGATCAGTGGAACGAATTAGGTGCCGAGGGCTGGAGCTATGCCGATGTGCTGCCCTACTTCAAAAAGCTGGAAACCTATGAATGTGGGCCGTCGGAATACCACGGCGACACGGGCGAACTATCGGTCGTGAATTGCCCCGACGATGTGATGCGTTCGGAAGAGTTTCTTCAGGGCGCAGTCGAACTCGGATACGATGGCCCACACTGGGACTATAATGGAGCCCGCCAGGAAGACGGAGCCGGGTTTCTGCAATTTCATATTACACCCAACGGACAGCGTTGTAGTGCTGCCACGGCTTTTCTGCAACCTATACAGGATCGATCTAACTTCACGCTCGTTACCGGGGCACAGGTAACCCGCATTCTGATTCGCGAAGGCAAAGCCGTTGGCGTTGAGTACATTCAGAATGGGCAAACAAAACAGCTTCTGGTCGAAAACGAAGTGATTGTTAGCGCCGGAACCCTTAGTTCGCCCAAACTGCTGATGCTATCGGGCATTGGCCCTGCCGAACACCTGAGCGAGCTTGGCATTCCGTTACACGTCGACCTGCCGGGTGTTGGTCAGAACCTTCAGGACCACGTACAGTTGCCGGTCATTTTCCGGGCAAAAAGTGATCGACCCATGACCACACTGCTCACCGGCAACGTTCTGTTTACCCGCACCGACAAAAGCGCGATTGCTCCTGATTTACAATTGAATTTCACGCCCAGTATTCCGGCACCGCTCGCTCCGGTTCTGCCCGATTTTGGCGGTAGCGTCTGCATTTTTCTGGCCATTCTTGTGCAGCCCAAGAGCGTTGGTGACGTAAAACTTCGGTCGGCTGACCCGCTCGACAAACCCGTGATCAACCCCAATTATTTGCAGGAAGAAGCCGACATGGACGTGCTTCGGAAAGCCATTGACCTGTGCCGAAAACTGGCCGAAACCGACGCATTTTCGTCGCTCAACGGGGGCGAACTGGCTCCGGGCCCCGGCGACCCCGACGGTTTTATTCGCAGCCAAAGCTCTACCCTCTGGCATCCGGCTGGAACCTGCAAGATCGGAAACGACGAAATGGCCGTGGTTGACTCACAGCTAAAAGTTCGTGGTGTGGCGGGGCTGCGCGTGGCCGACGCATCGGTAATGCCCGTTGTTACGAGCGGTAATACGGTTGCTCCCTGCTTTATGATTGGCGAAAAAGCCGCCGACATGATTCTGAATGGGGCCTAG
- a CDS encoding nuclear transport factor 2 family protein, with protein MTNVPDTPLGKMYREHIQLILDKNIEALLDQYTDDALLISSFMKKPIIYKGRDQIREHMQGILGIDGLETDIVFWGETDDPQTLMITEQITMTTKDGEANMRFADSWVLRDGKIAIHFAGMVQHPDGSLA; from the coding sequence ATGACAAACGTACCCGATACTCCACTGGGAAAAATGTACCGTGAGCACATCCAGCTTATTCTCGACAAAAACATCGAGGCTCTGCTGGATCAGTACACCGACGATGCGCTCCTGATTAGTAGTTTCATGAAGAAGCCCATCATCTATAAAGGCCGCGATCAGATCAGAGAGCACATGCAGGGCATTCTGGGAATCGACGGTTTGGAAACCGACATCGTATTCTGGGGTGAAACCGACGATCCGCAGACATTGATGATTACCGAACAAATTACGATGACAACCAAAGATGGGGAAGCCAATATGCGCTTTGCCGATAGCTGGGTACTGCGCGATGGCAAAATTGCCATCCACTTTGCCGGTATGGTTCAACACCCCGACGGGTCGCTGGCCTAA
- a CDS encoding ester cyclase, whose translation MSTEANKAVVTRYWEDFWNKKQGDLINEITAADLKLHFPPGQAHQPPSLKKWFETAQSAFPDVHFTMHDLIAEGDKVVCRWSYEATNTGGFLGNDATNRKVTDQGINMFRIENGKIAELWMSGDSLGLLHQLGVIPG comes from the coding sequence ATGTCTACCGAAGCCAACAAAGCCGTTGTTACCCGGTATTGGGAAGACTTCTGGAACAAAAAGCAGGGTGATCTGATCAACGAAATCACGGCTGCCGATCTGAAGCTTCATTTTCCGCCGGGGCAGGCTCATCAGCCACCTTCACTGAAGAAATGGTTCGAAACGGCCCAGTCGGCATTCCCCGATGTGCATTTCACCATGCACGATCTGATTGCGGAAGGCGACAAAGTAGTCTGCCGGTGGTCGTATGAAGCAACAAATACGGGGGGCTTTCTGGGCAATGACGCCACTAACCGAAAAGTTACGGATCAGGGTATCAATATGTTTCGTATCGAAAACGGGAAGATAGCCGAACTATGGATGTCGGGCGATAGCCTGGGTTTATTGCATCAGCTCGGCGTTATTCCCGGATAA
- a CDS encoding ester cyclase: MTRIEENTKTIREFMELVWSKGDIDVAERIVDPGFQFVLAFAHLDGRDAFLGLVQRNRSIFENLTYSVAPDDIVAEELKGAAFWQMDSKHIGTWRNVPASNKQVSIQGMTFFRFNEDGKIIEARVQNDVMSLMSQIGGIKKLYDF, translated from the coding sequence ATGACTCGTATTGAAGAGAATACTAAAACAATACGCGAGTTCATGGAACTCGTCTGGTCGAAGGGAGATATTGACGTAGCCGAACGAATTGTTGATCCGGGCTTTCAGTTTGTTCTGGCATTTGCTCATTTAGATGGGCGGGATGCCTTTCTGGGGCTTGTTCAGCGGAACCGGAGTATTTTCGAAAACCTGACCTATTCCGTTGCTCCCGACGACATCGTTGCTGAAGAACTGAAAGGAGCTGCTTTCTGGCAAATGGACTCCAAACATATTGGTACGTGGCGCAATGTGCCAGCCAGCAACAAACAGGTTTCCATCCAGGGTATGACGTTCTTCCGTTTCAACGAAGACGGTAAGATTATCGAAGCACGAGTTCAGAACGATGTCATGAGCCTGATGAGTCAGATCGGCGGTATCAAAAAACTCTACGACTTCTAA
- a CDS encoding nuclear transport factor 2 family protein: MQPANQPLATSPSEALQATQMAYLQRGDIDGMIAACYTNDARMHGFMFRAQGHAAIKELVLLYLERLGSLGDRTMDKYELGDNYIWLEMTIQNPQGDPIKTYEVKFLRNGKVYLQLFGLRQGTLWQPGDFAGFTAPDTTEARMFHERYLDFHSRGDADGLADDFFSDDIRLITARVDVSGREAVRQMFHDLFAKESGFTPLSVENITSDSDYVWFEATVTSSLGKRRVYDIMLVGDGRVHLQLVGQLMGILPTEAAFGSE; this comes from the coding sequence ATGCAACCAGCCAATCAACCCCTTGCAACGAGTCCGTCCGAAGCTCTGCAGGCCACCCAGATGGCGTATCTGCAACGGGGCGACATCGACGGTATGATCGCGGCCTGTTATACAAACGATGCCCGAATGCATGGCTTTATGTTTCGAGCCCAGGGACATGCCGCCATTAAGGAACTGGTGCTTTTGTATCTGGAACGACTTGGCTCATTGGGCGATCGGACGATGGATAAATACGAGCTGGGCGACAACTATATCTGGCTCGAAATGACCATCCAGAATCCGCAGGGCGATCCGATCAAAACCTACGAAGTGAAGTTTCTGCGCAACGGCAAGGTTTACCTTCAGTTGTTCGGGCTTCGTCAGGGAACGCTTTGGCAACCCGGCGATTTTGCAGGTTTTACGGCACCAGACACAACCGAAGCCCGTATGTTTCATGAGCGCTACCTCGACTTCCACAGCCGGGGCGATGCCGATGGACTGGCCGATGATTTTTTTTCGGACGATATACGGTTGATTACGGCTCGGGTCGATGTGAGCGGGCGCGAAGCGGTTCGGCAAATGTTTCATGATTTGTTCGCCAAAGAATCGGGGTTTACACCTCTTTCGGTCGAAAATATCACCAGCGATTCAGATTATGTATGGTTTGAAGCAACGGTTACGAGTTCGCTGGGCAAACGGCGCGTCTACGACATTATGCTGGTTGGTGATGGCAGGGTTCACTTACAATTGGTGGGGCAACTTATGGGAATTCTTCCTACAGAAGCAGCTTTTGGCAGTGAATAA
- a CDS encoding thiamine pyrophosphate-binding protein, protein MAGKTGNQKIIEQFLADGMDHMFGNPGTVEQGFLDAVADYPDMKYILTLQESVAVMMADGYARTTQKPTLVQLHSSPGIGNAVGALYQAKRGHAPLVVIGSDAGLQYMNMDAQMANDLVSMMAPVTKYSTLVLSPESLLRTLRRAIKIAATPPMGPVYVCMPMDVLDAINNEPVVPTSLPSTRVVPAPEQIEEAARWLLEAETPVIFAGDGVAYSGANDDLAHVAELLGADVYGADFGDVFIDNTHPLYKGTTGHMFGDYSYPMTSKGDANLVVGTYMLPEVFPRLEDIYKPGAKVIHFDLNAYEIAKNHHVDLGVVSDPKLSLQALAEAIERLQTDDQKAAAASRLQAARAAKQPAPAASASEPENGKPLKMAQFAELLAQKVPDDVIIFDEALTNSPAVQQAIPPRLPGSYFVTRGGSLGVGFPGAIGVKLAHPDKTVIGFSGDGGSMYTIQALWSAVRHNTGAKFVVCNNGSYKLLQLNIDVYWKERTIDNRAHPLSFDLSYPAIRFDLLAQSMGVDAVRVEKAEEIGPAIERMMADDKPFLIDLVLEGNFHPDWVKTNCSQ, encoded by the coding sequence GCTGGTAAAACCGGAAATCAGAAAATCATCGAGCAGTTTCTGGCCGATGGCATGGACCACATGTTTGGTAATCCTGGTACGGTAGAGCAGGGCTTCCTGGATGCCGTTGCCGATTACCCCGACATGAAGTACATCCTGACGCTTCAGGAAAGTGTGGCGGTGATGATGGCCGACGGCTACGCCCGTACTACCCAAAAGCCAACCCTGGTGCAGCTCCACAGTTCGCCTGGTATTGGCAACGCCGTTGGTGCCTTGTATCAGGCCAAACGTGGCCACGCGCCACTGGTTGTGATTGGCTCCGACGCGGGCTTGCAGTATATGAATATGGATGCTCAGATGGCCAACGATCTGGTGTCGATGATGGCTCCCGTTACGAAGTATTCGACACTGGTTCTTTCGCCAGAGTCGCTGCTGCGCACACTACGCCGGGCCATCAAGATAGCGGCAACGCCACCTATGGGCCCCGTCTATGTATGTATGCCAATGGATGTGCTGGATGCGATCAACAATGAACCGGTTGTTCCAACCAGTTTGCCTTCTACACGGGTTGTTCCTGCTCCCGAACAGATCGAAGAAGCGGCCCGCTGGCTGCTGGAAGCCGAAACGCCAGTCATTTTTGCGGGCGACGGCGTAGCCTATTCCGGTGCCAACGACGACCTCGCTCACGTTGCTGAGCTTTTGGGTGCCGATGTCTACGGAGCCGATTTCGGCGATGTCTTCATAGACAATACGCACCCGCTCTACAAAGGCACAACGGGACACATGTTTGGCGACTATAGTTACCCCATGACCAGCAAAGGCGATGCGAATCTGGTTGTTGGCACCTATATGCTGCCAGAGGTTTTTCCACGGCTGGAAGACATCTACAAGCCAGGAGCCAAAGTGATTCACTTCGACCTTAACGCCTACGAAATCGCTAAAAATCACCACGTCGACCTGGGGGTTGTCAGCGATCCGAAGCTCTCCTTACAAGCGCTGGCCGAAGCTATCGAACGGCTGCAAACCGACGATCAGAAAGCAGCAGCGGCCAGTCGTTTGCAGGCTGCCCGCGCTGCAAAACAACCCGCACCCGCTGCCAGCGCATCGGAGCCAGAAAACGGCAAACCACTGAAAATGGCGCAGTTTGCCGAGCTACTGGCGCAGAAAGTGCCTGACGATGTCATTATTTTCGACGAAGCCCTAACCAACTCTCCCGCCGTGCAGCAGGCAATTCCGCCACGGTTACCCGGCTCCTACTTCGTAACGCGGGGCGGCTCACTTGGTGTTGGCTTTCCGGGGGCTATTGGCGTCAAACTGGCTCATCCCGATAAAACAGTAATCGGATTTTCGGGCGATGGCGGTAGTATGTACACCATTCAGGCCTTGTGGTCGGCCGTTCGGCACAATACGGGAGCCAAATTCGTGGTCTGCAACAATGGGTCGTATAAACTGCTTCAGCTAAATATCGACGTCTACTGGAAAGAGCGTACGATCGACAACCGGGCGCATCCGCTTTCGTTCGACTTGTCCTATCCTGCAATTCGGTTCGATTTACTGGCCCAATCGATGGGTGTCGATGCGGTTCGGGTAGAGAAAGCCGAAGAAATTGGCCCAGCCATCGAACGCATGATGGCCGACGATAAACCGTTCCTGATCGATTTAGTTCTGGAAGGCAACTTCCACCCCGATTGGGTAAAAACCAATTGTTCGCAATAA
- a CDS encoding ester cyclase has protein sequence MSVEENKELVRGYVKAILVERDFSKFSHFTAPGFYIDRSAVPEAIKGENALHNQMDMLYGAFPDLDLQIVDMVAEGDKVVVRFAAPGTHTNTFAGIPGTGRKATWKGLVMYHVVDDKIVEAWANWDDWGLIEQLR, from the coding sequence ATGTCTGTCGAAGAAAACAAAGAACTCGTTCGGGGGTATGTTAAGGCGATTCTGGTCGAACGCGACTTCAGCAAGTTCAGTCACTTTACGGCACCTGGTTTCTACATCGACCGTTCGGCGGTTCCGGAAGCAATCAAAGGTGAAAATGCGCTGCATAACCAGATGGACATGCTCTATGGTGCTTTCCCCGATCTGGATCTGCAAATTGTTGATATGGTAGCCGAGGGCGACAAAGTGGTTGTTCGTTTTGCCGCGCCAGGTACGCATACAAACACGTTTGCCGGTATTCCCGGAACAGGCCGGAAAGCAACCTGGAAAGGGCTGGTTATGTACCATGTTGTCGACGACAAAATTGTTGAAGCCTGGGCTAACTGGGACGACTGGGGCCTGATTGAGCAGCTTCGCTAA
- a CDS encoding DJ-1/PfpI family protein has translation MKLIGKKIGVLFESDYFENEIFYYKYRFPEEGADLHFLTRLWGQERITFHGHEYKVPMDCWESFENMSDEELRSYSAIIVPSGMVSDRLRYTEDVTKIPPATEFLKRVFAEKSVLKGIICHGLWLTAPAPELVAGRPLVCHNNLIGDAKAYGAIYTNEDVVVDGDLVTGRSGGHAHLFAKKIIELLSTPD, from the coding sequence ATGAAACTGATCGGCAAAAAAATCGGGGTACTTTTCGAGAGCGACTACTTCGAAAACGAAATCTTTTACTACAAGTATCGCTTCCCCGAGGAAGGTGCTGATCTGCACTTCCTGACGCGGTTATGGGGGCAGGAACGAATCACCTTCCACGGTCACGAATACAAGGTGCCGATGGATTGCTGGGAGAGTTTCGAGAACATGAGCGACGAAGAGCTACGGAGCTATTCGGCCATTATTGTGCCTTCGGGCATGGTTTCCGACCGGCTTCGGTATACAGAAGATGTTACGAAGATTCCACCCGCTACCGAATTTCTGAAGCGTGTTTTCGCCGAAAAGTCGGTTCTGAAAGGAATCATTTGCCATGGGCTATGGCTAACAGCTCCAGCTCCTGAACTGGTGGCGGGTCGGCCGCTCGTTTGCCATAATAACCTCATTGGCGATGCCAAAGCTTATGGTGCCATCTACACAAACGAAGATGTTGTTGTCGATGGCGATCTGGTTACAGGCCGTTCGGGAGGGCATGCCCATCTGTTTGCGAAAAAAATTATCGAACTGTTATCCACGCCAGATTAA
- a CDS encoding VOC family protein: MIFSHIALSCTDPIATEKFYSDHFGFRRARVIPLGDDNQIVFLKNDQPVYLELFRADAEKPGLPAATNDGPHYSGIRHLAFQVDDIEATIQAMGSAADITLGPLDFSDFIPGWKTVWIKDLDGNIVEISQGYTDEVA; encoded by the coding sequence ATGATTTTTTCGCACATCGCACTGTCCTGCACCGACCCCATCGCTACCGAGAAATTCTATAGCGATCATTTCGGTTTCCGGCGGGCTCGGGTCATACCCTTAGGCGACGATAACCAGATCGTATTTCTAAAAAACGATCAGCCTGTTTATCTGGAACTGTTCCGGGCCGATGCCGAAAAACCGGGATTACCGGCGGCTACCAACGATGGCCCCCACTATTCGGGTATCCGGCATCTGGCTTTTCAGGTCGATGATATTGAGGCAACCATACAGGCTATGGGTTCGGCTGCCGACATTACCCTCGGCCCACTCGATTTCAGCGATTTCATTCCAGGCTGGAAAACCGTCTGGATCAAAGATCTCGATGGCAATATCGTCGAGATTAGCCAGGGCTATACCGACGAAGTAGCATAA
- a CDS encoding ester cyclase family protein, which yields MAQGNPNKAIARRYFHEIMNQASKDTAYEILSDDFVFTLPTHPEPFHGPDGFLGLVQMLHGAFPDFYIDPQDMVANGDWVATRWVGGGTHTGGPLLTVKGNVEATGNYFQIDGMTWHTIKDGKIVESIGHEDTLGLMLQLGVIPAAEGAKAETTAAENEALVAKYFGDIMSEGKLDVVEEILDPQFAFIIPTQPEPIVGYDAFKGFVGYLRNAFPDIKFTVLRQMAENNKVASRWQIEGTHNGEFLGAPPTGNHIKDFGIDIFTIRHGKIVSVHVNENDFGLMQQLGVIPA from the coding sequence ATGGCACAAGGTAATCCAAACAAAGCTATAGCCCGGCGTTACTTCCACGAGATCATGAATCAGGCCAGTAAGGATACGGCCTACGAAATTCTGTCTGACGATTTTGTCTTTACGCTGCCAACTCATCCCGAGCCATTTCACGGTCCCGACGGCTTCCTGGGTCTTGTGCAAATGCTGCATGGTGCCTTCCCCGATTTTTATATCGATCCGCAGGATATGGTAGCCAATGGCGACTGGGTGGCAACACGCTGGGTAGGCGGTGGCACGCACACGGGCGGGCCGCTATTGACCGTAAAAGGCAACGTTGAAGCTACCGGTAACTACTTCCAGATCGACGGCATGACCTGGCATACCATCAAAGATGGCAAGATTGTGGAATCAATCGGGCACGAAGATACGCTCGGCCTGATGCTACAACTTGGCGTAATTCCGGCCGCCGAAGGAGCCAAAGCCGAAACAACAGCGGCCGAAAACGAAGCCCTGGTAGCGAAATATTTCGGGGATATTATGAGCGAAGGAAAACTGGACGTGGTCGAAGAAATTCTCGATCCGCAGTTTGCCTTTATCATCCCAACCCAACCCGAACCAATTGTTGGCTACGACGCTTTCAAAGGGTTTGTCGGCTACCTGCGCAATGCCTTCCCCGACATCAAGTTTACCGTATTGCGGCAAATGGCCGAAAACAATAAAGTAGCCAGCCGCTGGCAAATTGAGGGCACGCACAACGGTGAGTTCCTGGGTGCTCCGCCAACCGGCAACCACATCAAAGATTTCGGTATCGACATTTTCACGATTCGCCACGGCAAAATCGTTTCGGTCCACGTCAACGAAAACGACTTCGGACTCATGCAGCAACTGGGTGTTATTCCAGCCTAA
- a CDS encoding ester cyclase, with translation MALTPEENNAICIEFFDTAWNTGVVREDLLSSDAVDHSLVGGKTKTEPGSGSFKQIIGMFRHAMPDIHLTILDQIFAGDKVVHRWSLTGTDTGGVMGMPPSGKSLTFMGTTIARMQDGKIAERWANVDELGLLQQLGVVPPPPGAGE, from the coding sequence ATGGCACTCACGCCCGAAGAAAATAACGCGATATGCATCGAGTTTTTCGACACAGCCTGGAATACTGGCGTCGTTCGCGAAGATTTACTATCGTCTGATGCGGTCGACCATTCTTTAGTCGGTGGAAAGACCAAAACCGAACCGGGTTCGGGCAGCTTCAAGCAAATTATCGGTATGTTCCGCCATGCCATGCCCGACATCCACCTGACCATTCTGGACCAGATTTTTGCTGGCGACAAGGTCGTTCACCGCTGGAGCCTGACGGGCACCGACACGGGCGGTGTAATGGGAATGCCCCCCAGCGGCAAATCGCTAACGTTTATGGGTACAACCATTGCCCGTATGCAGGATGGAAAAATTGCCGAACGCTGGGCCAATGTCGATGAACTTGGTCTGTTGCAGCAACTGGGCGTTGTGCCTCCTCCTCCCGGTGCTGGCGAATAA